The proteins below come from a single Streptomyces tubercidicus genomic window:
- the casA gene encoding type I-E CRISPR-associated protein Cse1/CasA, which yields MLDDAWLSARSSNSVVGEGHRGLGAFEEVGVRRLLLGAERFQDIAVELPTQKPAIFRQLLLPIVVDALGRPRDAAEWVAMFKAGAFSPEQCDKLNAYLDGHRHLFDLFGKDAPFAQVAGLRTARDETKGSALLVATAATGNNVPLFSSRSEGDSLELTPAQAARWLLHTHCWDTAAIKTGAVGDPRVKAGKTTGNPVGPLGQLGVVMPKGRTVYETLLLNIPFGQPLLSDDLPQWRRREPDSRGEGTLSCATPAWQARASRGLLDVWTWQSRRIRLVPEETPSGLRVTQVVVAAGDRLDSTPDHEPHTAWIVDSAATRGKKSGKGKVVSPVRPRRHQLGRAAWRGLNALLAVDRAGEQIDATDVRAGFHTSVLLSRIGAVRERLPQEYPLQVELTGIAYGTQSSVVEDVFFDEIPLPLTALNPDGIVCGSLLEALSQAEGLAGAVNNLSADLRRAAGTEPIPWDKGQRPGDTLLHALDPLVRRLLVGLRTIGEDFEQSERGLTAWEQKAGRETWKVAEQVLSTAAPGLFSGRTVTKDGKERVYQLSRAERHFLDRMDEILTRRAALRKSA from the coding sequence TTGCTGGACGACGCGTGGCTGTCCGCACGCTCCTCGAACAGTGTTGTGGGGGAGGGGCACCGAGGGCTTGGTGCCTTCGAAGAGGTCGGTGTACGACGGCTCCTTCTGGGGGCCGAGCGGTTCCAGGACATCGCTGTCGAACTGCCGACCCAGAAGCCTGCAATTTTCCGGCAGTTGTTGCTGCCCATCGTCGTGGATGCTCTGGGACGGCCGCGGGATGCCGCTGAGTGGGTTGCGATGTTCAAGGCCGGGGCCTTCTCTCCTGAGCAGTGCGACAAGCTCAATGCTTACCTTGACGGTCACCGTCACCTGTTCGACCTCTTCGGCAAGGACGCGCCCTTCGCACAGGTAGCGGGGCTGCGTACCGCCAGAGACGAGACCAAGGGGTCGGCGCTTCTGGTGGCGACGGCTGCCACGGGCAACAACGTGCCGCTGTTCTCGTCCCGTTCGGAGGGCGACTCTCTGGAGCTGACCCCGGCGCAGGCTGCACGATGGCTGCTGCACACCCACTGTTGGGACACCGCCGCCATCAAGACAGGTGCAGTGGGCGATCCGCGGGTGAAGGCGGGAAAGACGACGGGGAATCCGGTCGGTCCGCTGGGGCAATTGGGCGTCGTTATGCCCAAGGGGCGTACCGTCTACGAAACTCTTCTGCTCAACATTCCCTTCGGGCAGCCGCTGCTGTCCGATGACCTTCCCCAGTGGAGGCGTCGCGAGCCGGATAGCAGGGGCGAAGGGACGCTGTCCTGTGCCACACCGGCTTGGCAGGCCCGCGCGTCTCGTGGGCTGTTGGACGTATGGACCTGGCAGTCGCGTCGTATCCGGCTGGTTCCGGAGGAGACCCCGAGTGGGCTGCGGGTCACGCAGGTCGTTGTGGCAGCGGGGGACCGACTGGACAGCACGCCCGATCACGAACCCCATACTGCCTGGATCGTCGACAGTGCCGCTACCCGTGGCAAGAAGAGCGGCAAGGGGAAGGTCGTCTCTCCTGTTCGTCCTCGACGACATCAGCTGGGGCGTGCTGCTTGGCGAGGTCTGAACGCATTGCTGGCGGTTGATCGTGCGGGGGAGCAGATCGATGCGACGGACGTTCGTGCAGGCTTCCACACCAGCGTTCTGCTGAGCCGCATCGGTGCGGTCAGGGAGCGGCTGCCCCAGGAGTACCCGCTCCAGGTAGAGCTGACAGGTATCGCCTACGGCACTCAGTCCTCGGTCGTCGAGGATGTCTTCTTCGACGAGATTCCCCTGCCGTTGACTGCACTGAACCCGGACGGCATCGTCTGCGGCTCGCTTCTGGAGGCCCTGAGCCAGGCGGAAGGTCTCGCCGGCGCGGTCAACAATCTCTCCGCTGATCTGCGGCGGGCGGCCGGCACCGAACCGATCCCCTGGGACAAGGGGCAACGCCCCGGGGACACCTTGCTGCACGCCCTTGATCCGCTGGTACGGCGGCTGCTGGTCGGCCTGCGCACGATCGGTGAGGACTTCGAACAGTCCGAGCGTGGATTGACGGCGTGGGAGCAAAAGGCCGGGCGGGAGACTTGGAAGGTGGCTGAACAGGTGCTCTCCACAGCCGCCCCCGGACTCTTCAGCGGCAGGACCGTGACGAAGGACGGCAAGGAACGCGTCTATCAGCTCAGTCGTGCCGAGCGTCACTTCCTGGACCGGATGGATGAGATCCTCACCCGCCGCGCGGCTCTGCGGAAGTCCGCCTGA
- the cas6e gene encoding type I-E CRISPR-associated protein Cas6/Cse3/CasE yields the protein MTYLSRIRINPLRAESRRLLANPRAMRGAVMGGIPDAPQGDRVLWRLDADNPRRPHLFVLTSAKPDWTHIVEKAGWPDADGEHAAVRDYAPLLDQIAVGREFAFRLTASPVQNTAAPMSPTPTQAARLAAAADSDSKRVRGFRLGHSTASAQLNWFLTRTARWGFDVPTARTDAPAPGLADSRTADDARNTEVGTEDAGPARDIRITASRRHSFVKNGKGPRVTIQSATFEGRLQVTDPAAFVTRLLEGIGPSKAYGCGLLTLAPLRSRTTLQ from the coding sequence ATGACCTACCTCTCCCGTATCCGCATCAACCCCCTTCGCGCCGAAAGCCGTCGTCTGCTGGCCAACCCGCGTGCCATGCGCGGTGCCGTCATGGGGGGCATCCCCGATGCCCCCCAGGGCGACCGCGTGCTGTGGCGGCTGGACGCCGACAACCCCCGTCGCCCACACCTGTTCGTGCTCACTTCCGCCAAGCCCGACTGGACCCATATCGTCGAAAAGGCCGGCTGGCCGGACGCCGACGGAGAACATGCCGCCGTCCGCGACTACGCCCCGCTCCTCGACCAGATCGCCGTCGGCCGGGAGTTCGCATTCCGCTTGACCGCCAGCCCCGTACAGAACACCGCGGCGCCGATGAGCCCCACGCCCACGCAGGCGGCCCGCCTCGCCGCTGCCGCTGACAGCGACAGCAAACGGGTACGCGGCTTCAGGCTGGGCCATAGCACTGCGAGCGCGCAGCTGAACTGGTTCCTGACCCGCACCGCCCGATGGGGCTTCGACGTCCCCACAGCCCGTACCGACGCCCCGGCCCCCGGCCTCGCCGACAGCCGGACCGCTGACGACGCGCGCAACACCGAGGTAGGGACGGAGGACGCCGGCCCGGCACGCGACATCCGTATCACCGCAAGCCGTCGGCACTCCTTCGTCAAGAACGGGAAAGGCCCCCGCGTCACCATTCAGAGCGCCACTTTCGAAGGGCGCCTTCAGGTAACCGACCCCGCTGCCTTCGTCACGCGCCTGTTGGAGGGCATCGGCCCTTCGAAGGCATACGGCTGCGGCCTGCTCACCCTCGCACCACTGCGGAGCCGGACGACTCTGCAGTGA
- the cas5e gene encoding type I-E CRISPR-associated protein Cas5/CasD — protein MTTPPPATPAPQGTTTEAVLLLRLAGPLQSWGSRSAFNRRETNPEPTKSGVIGLLAAAAGMAREDPLDELTPLSLGVRVDQPGTLLRDYHTVSDFRDRPLLQAGVSAKGLQKPTSPAKYTHVTTRYYLQDAVFVAAVAGPRDLLCTLDQAVRAPSFPLALGRRSCPPTQPLALGLREGRLEHVLRKEPWQASRRAREQYAAQCGREQELDRPLYPACIDRSVTIEDPEGDDVLHDAPVSFDPYARSFTSRRVRHGWLSIPTGFPRPDTTDDGADEAAGHDPFALLGW, from the coding sequence ATGACCACCCCTCCGCCGGCAACGCCCGCCCCTCAAGGGACGACCACCGAGGCCGTACTCCTGCTCCGCCTGGCCGGCCCCCTGCAGTCATGGGGCTCTCGCAGCGCCTTCAACCGACGCGAAACCAACCCGGAGCCCACCAAATCTGGTGTGATCGGCCTGCTCGCGGCGGCTGCCGGAATGGCTCGTGAGGACCCGCTCGACGAGCTGACGCCGCTGAGCCTGGGCGTGCGCGTCGACCAGCCCGGAACGCTGCTGCGGGACTACCACACCGTCAGCGACTTCCGGGACCGGCCACTGCTCCAGGCCGGAGTCTCGGCCAAGGGCCTCCAGAAGCCCACCTCCCCGGCCAAGTACACCCACGTGACCACTCGCTACTACCTCCAGGACGCGGTCTTCGTCGCGGCTGTCGCTGGCCCCCGTGACCTGTTGTGCACCCTGGACCAGGCCGTCCGGGCCCCCTCCTTCCCCCTTGCCCTCGGCCGCCGCTCCTGCCCTCCCACCCAGCCGCTCGCCCTCGGCCTGCGGGAAGGACGCCTGGAACACGTTCTGCGGAAGGAGCCCTGGCAGGCCTCCCGGCGCGCCCGTGAGCAGTACGCCGCCCAGTGCGGACGGGAGCAGGAGCTGGACCGGCCGCTGTACCCGGCGTGCATCGACCGTTCGGTCACCATTGAGGACCCAGAAGGTGACGACGTCCTGCACGATGCCCCGGTCTCGTTCGACCCGTACGCCCGCAGCTTCACCAGCCGACGGGTACGGCACGGCTGGCTGAGCATCCCCACCGGGTTCCCCCGGCCCGACACCACCGACGACGGCGCGGACGAAGCCGCCGGACACGACCCCTTCGCCCTGCTGGGCTGGTGA
- the cas7e gene encoding type I-E CRISPR-associated protein Cas7/Cse4/CasC — MLTEPRAYIDVHILQTVPPANLNRDDQGNPKEAYYGGVRRSRVSSQAWKRATRLHFTERMPEQDLATRTRRISSALAGLIGADSDLPAESSSRLASALLAPLKISAGKKEGDTAYLFFYGRRQLSAVADLVRGRAAELAALDDAELAAEIDQLPVQEKFSTGHPMDVALFGRMVADVPALKVDAATQVAHALSTHAVELEFDYFTAVDDETMKEQETGAGMIGTIGFNSATLYRYASVSLHKLLHNLTDEEAAVTAVEEFVTSFARSMPTGYGNSFGHRTLPSLVAVVVRTDQPVNLVSAFEEPVGAHSGIAAESARRLAREYATATSVWGDTPAFTALCHTFESSGKIAEQLKDTFAEPVAFPKLLAGLRAHLTDTVKRATR; from the coding sequence GTGCTCACCGAGCCCCGCGCCTACATCGACGTCCACATCCTTCAGACCGTGCCCCCGGCCAACCTCAACCGCGATGATCAGGGCAACCCCAAGGAGGCGTACTACGGCGGTGTGCGACGGTCCCGCGTCTCGTCGCAAGCGTGGAAGCGGGCCACCCGCCTCCATTTCACCGAGCGCATGCCCGAACAGGACCTGGCGACCCGCACCAGGCGCATCAGCAGCGCGCTCGCCGGCCTGATCGGCGCCGACAGCGACCTGCCCGCCGAGTCCTCGTCCCGATTGGCGAGCGCTCTGCTGGCGCCCTTGAAGATCAGCGCCGGAAAGAAGGAAGGGGACACCGCCTACCTGTTCTTCTACGGCCGCCGGCAACTCAGCGCTGTAGCCGACCTTGTCCGTGGCCGTGCAGCCGAACTGGCCGCCCTGGACGACGCGGAGCTGGCAGCCGAGATCGACCAGCTGCCGGTGCAGGAGAAGTTCAGCACCGGACATCCGATGGACGTCGCCCTCTTCGGGCGCATGGTGGCCGACGTTCCCGCACTGAAGGTCGACGCCGCCACCCAGGTCGCCCACGCCTTGTCCACCCATGCCGTCGAGTTGGAATTCGACTACTTCACGGCCGTCGACGACGAGACCATGAAGGAGCAGGAAACCGGCGCCGGCATGATCGGCACCATCGGCTTCAACTCCGCCACTCTCTACCGCTACGCCTCCGTCAGCCTCCACAAGCTCCTGCACAACCTCACCGACGAGGAGGCAGCGGTCACCGCCGTTGAGGAGTTCGTCACCTCCTTCGCCCGCTCCATGCCCACCGGTTACGGCAACTCCTTCGGCCACCGCACCTTGCCCAGCTTGGTCGCTGTCGTCGTACGCACAGACCAGCCGGTCAACCTCGTTTCCGCCTTCGAGGAGCCGGTCGGGGCCCACTCCGGAATCGCCGCGGAGTCCGCCCGGCGCCTGGCGCGCGAGTACGCCACCGCCACCAGCGTCTGGGGCGACACCCCCGCGTTCACCGCCCTGTGCCACACCTTCGAATCCTCCGGGAAGATCGCGGAGCAGCTCAAGGACACCTTCGCTGAGCCCGTGGCGTTCCCGAAGCTGCTGGCCGGCCTGCGCGCCCACCTCACCGACACGGTCAAGCGAGCCACCCGATGA
- the cas3 gene encoding CRISPR-associated helicase Cas3', producing the protein MAGIPGPDDSLDLHAALGALVGKTPEYAEGTMNLLLSHMLDAAAIADVMWERYLAPSTRRLLDETAGGQGRGRGLFIWLCGMHDYGKATPAFQHRWPREAEAVRAAGLRWHEPTAGRFAWHHGRAGGYLLQRLLSAAGWPEEHIDWVWPLVAGHHGFFSVESALKPDRKARGQLEGDERWAEVRLTLVQRLSGELGLGALTAPAPAVVPTRAVQLQLSGLIVMTDWIASGAGFRGIDALADVSFQGARQRAAAAWEKLGLQGGWGELPEPPPDAFAKRFGCEPRPSQELAMETARQMAAPGLMVIEAPMGEGKTRAALMAAEILAAKFGADGVFVGMPEWSTDDPMFGKVREWVSRIDGKLADRVALLHGKRTFNKEWSALLSEPRGVRLAAVGECDEDERHGEQASDDPHGSGGGGPVARVPAEWFFGYARGLLCPFVVGPVDQLLYATTRTKFVMLRMAGLVGKVVVLDEVHATDVYTSQFLLEGLRWFGQAGVPVVLLSATLPAPQRQALVDAYLAGALGCEEFTADDLRHPQGYPSATVVWNAPDGTGHRSGVSVCDSWRTDRPVDVVLLPEAVPEGGADPEEHRAADTAADAAVADLLGEELTHGGCALVIRNTVERAQALCTVLRERFGDQVVLLHEQLPLGTRADRTAECLHRLAPWPTGTAAVRPQMIVVATQVAEQAFDVDVDVLITDMAPIDALLQRMGRLHRGDRMHRPGRLARPRVIVTGWAPGSALPGRDGTDADPLGRGAPRFPARSQALYGRHLLLHTAALVFTAAGQSGGWSLPGDIPALVAAGYGGDDEVPEAWRDDTDAARRQEEAERRERIGNASHHLLTRRGDREATTLADLHYVAVPPVKGDAGMTALVRDGDPGAEAVLVIHDGARYLTLSGSALAEDGAVPDNDLIDEVLADTVKLPATCSSEAAVELSVLPGWVGHERLKYRRALVLGADRTASVSGRRLRYDPVLGIIDEGAVTAESSGSAVVRG; encoded by the coding sequence ATGGCCGGCATTCCGGGCCCGGACGACAGCCTGGACCTTCACGCGGCGCTGGGCGCTCTGGTGGGAAAGACACCCGAGTATGCCGAAGGGACGATGAATCTCCTGCTGTCGCACATGCTCGACGCGGCAGCCATCGCCGACGTCATGTGGGAGCGCTATCTGGCGCCGTCCACCCGGCGGTTGCTGGACGAGACAGCCGGTGGCCAGGGCCGGGGCCGGGGGTTGTTCATCTGGCTCTGCGGGATGCACGACTACGGAAAGGCCACGCCGGCCTTCCAACACCGGTGGCCACGAGAGGCGGAGGCCGTACGAGCGGCCGGGCTGCGGTGGCACGAGCCGACCGCCGGACGGTTCGCATGGCATCACGGACGAGCCGGAGGTTATCTGCTGCAGCGGCTGCTGTCGGCGGCCGGGTGGCCCGAGGAGCACATCGACTGGGTGTGGCCCCTTGTTGCAGGGCATCACGGGTTCTTCTCAGTCGAGAGCGCGCTGAAGCCGGACCGTAAGGCACGCGGGCAGTTGGAGGGTGACGAACGCTGGGCTGAGGTACGACTCACCCTCGTCCAGCGTCTTTCCGGGGAACTGGGACTGGGTGCTCTCACCGCTCCCGCCCCCGCGGTGGTGCCGACGCGTGCTGTCCAACTCCAGTTGAGCGGGCTCATCGTGATGACGGACTGGATCGCCAGCGGGGCCGGCTTCCGGGGGATCGACGCGTTGGCCGACGTGAGCTTCCAGGGTGCACGGCAACGGGCAGCTGCGGCATGGGAGAAGCTCGGCCTGCAGGGCGGATGGGGAGAGCTGCCAGAGCCGCCACCGGACGCCTTCGCGAAGCGGTTCGGGTGCGAGCCGCGTCCCTCACAGGAGCTGGCGATGGAAACGGCGCGGCAAATGGCGGCTCCCGGCCTGATGGTCATCGAGGCGCCGATGGGCGAGGGGAAGACCAGGGCCGCCCTGATGGCGGCGGAGATCCTGGCCGCGAAGTTCGGCGCGGACGGCGTGTTCGTCGGCATGCCGGAGTGGTCCACCGACGACCCCATGTTCGGGAAGGTCAGAGAGTGGGTGAGCCGGATCGACGGGAAGCTGGCCGATCGGGTCGCGCTGCTCCACGGCAAGCGGACCTTCAACAAGGAGTGGAGCGCCCTGCTGAGCGAGCCACGGGGGGTCAGGCTCGCCGCCGTCGGCGAATGCGACGAGGACGAGAGGCACGGCGAGCAGGCGAGCGACGATCCGCACGGTTCCGGGGGCGGCGGGCCGGTGGCGCGCGTACCGGCCGAATGGTTCTTCGGCTACGCGCGCGGGCTGCTGTGCCCCTTCGTGGTGGGCCCGGTCGATCAGCTGCTGTACGCGACAACCCGCACCAAGTTCGTGATGCTCCGGATGGCGGGGCTGGTGGGGAAGGTCGTCGTACTCGACGAGGTGCACGCCACCGATGTCTACACCTCGCAGTTTCTCCTTGAGGGCCTGCGCTGGTTCGGCCAGGCAGGCGTACCGGTGGTGCTGCTGTCGGCGACGCTGCCGGCACCGCAGCGCCAGGCACTTGTCGACGCCTATCTGGCCGGGGCCTTGGGATGTGAGGAGTTCACGGCGGACGACCTCCGCCACCCTCAGGGGTACCCTTCCGCCACCGTCGTGTGGAACGCACCGGACGGCACCGGCCACCGTTCCGGCGTGTCGGTCTGTGACAGTTGGCGCACGGATCGGCCCGTCGACGTTGTCCTCCTGCCGGAGGCCGTTCCCGAGGGGGGTGCAGATCCCGAGGAGCACCGGGCAGCCGATACGGCCGCCGACGCAGCGGTCGCCGACCTGCTCGGCGAGGAGCTGACGCACGGCGGATGCGCTCTGGTCATCCGCAACACCGTCGAACGGGCCCAGGCGCTGTGCACCGTATTGCGTGAGCGCTTCGGCGACCAGGTGGTGCTGCTGCACGAGCAGCTTCCGCTCGGGACGCGTGCCGATCGCACGGCGGAATGTCTGCACCGGCTCGCCCCGTGGCCGACCGGCACCGCGGCGGTCCGGCCTCAGATGATCGTGGTGGCCACCCAGGTCGCCGAGCAGGCATTCGATGTCGATGTGGACGTTCTGATCACCGACATGGCCCCGATCGATGCGCTGCTGCAGCGGATGGGCCGGCTGCACCGCGGCGACCGGATGCACCGCCCCGGCCGATTGGCCCGGCCTCGGGTGATCGTCACGGGTTGGGCCCCCGGGAGCGCCCTACCTGGCCGGGACGGCACCGACGCGGATCCGCTCGGCCGTGGCGCTCCGAGGTTTCCCGCCCGCTCACAGGCCCTCTACGGCCGCCATCTGCTCCTGCACACGGCGGCCCTGGTCTTCACGGCCGCCGGGCAGTCGGGCGGCTGGAGCCTCCCGGGGGATATTCCTGCGCTGGTGGCGGCCGGTTACGGCGGCGACGACGAGGTTCCGGAGGCCTGGCGGGACGACACCGACGCGGCCCGGCGGCAGGAGGAGGCCGAGCGACGGGAACGCATCGGGAACGCCTCCCACCACCTACTGACACGGCGCGGCGACAGAGAGGCAACGACGCTGGCCGATCTCCATTACGTCGCCGTGCCTCCCGTAAAGGGCGATGCCGGGATGACCGCCCTGGTCCGTGACGGGGATCCCGGGGCGGAGGCCGTCCTCGTCATCCACGACGGTGCGAGGTACCTGACGCTGTCGGGGAGCGCTCTGGCAGAGGACGGTGCCGTCCCCGACAACGACCTCATTGACGAGGTCCTCGCCGACACGGTGAAGCTGCCCGCGACCTGCTCGTCGGAAGCGGCTGTGGAGCTGTCCGTCCTACCCGGCTGGGTTGGGCACGAACGGTTGAAATACCGCAGGGCTCTTGTCCTCGGGGCGGACCGCACCGCTTCGGTTTCGGGGCGGCGGCTGCGCTACGACCCGGTGCTCGGAATCATTGACGAGGGCGCGGTCACTGCAGAGTCGTCCGGCTCCGCAGTGGTGCGAGGGTGA
- the casB gene encoding type I-E CRISPR-associated protein Cse2/CasB, translating into MSATPETGPSSTTEPTASTLVRRYWSQYVRNDGTWRIDPKNGALAKAPGEDLAALRSGLGQPAGTVPALWPFYTSHTDGQVTPELEAEHAALSLYGLHQQSQAHPMHKRGVGLGAALRDLRHDDRFSTEAVDRRVAATVNTTSVPTLVYRLRGLITQLRSVKVPLDYDQLLQDIKNWHYPESRRRVRRTWGLAYHSWNARPVKPSPDNVS; encoded by the coding sequence GTGTCTGCCACACCCGAGACCGGCCCCAGCAGCACCACCGAACCCACGGCGTCCACGCTCGTCCGCCGCTACTGGAGCCAGTACGTACGGAACGACGGGACCTGGCGCATCGATCCCAAGAACGGGGCGCTCGCCAAGGCCCCCGGCGAAGATCTCGCCGCCCTGCGGTCCGGACTGGGGCAGCCGGCCGGCACGGTCCCCGCGCTCTGGCCCTTCTACACCAGCCACACGGACGGACAGGTGACGCCGGAGCTGGAAGCCGAACACGCGGCGCTATCGCTCTATGGCCTGCATCAGCAGAGCCAGGCCCACCCCATGCACAAGCGGGGTGTCGGGCTGGGGGCGGCCCTGCGCGACCTACGTCACGACGACCGGTTCAGTACGGAAGCCGTGGACCGCCGGGTCGCAGCCACGGTGAACACGACCTCTGTGCCGACCCTGGTGTATCGGCTGCGGGGCCTGATCACCCAACTCCGGTCGGTCAAAGTGCCCTTGGATTACGACCAGTTGCTTCAGGACATCAAGAACTGGCACTACCCCGAGTCGCGTCGACGGGTCCGCCGCACCTGGGGGCTGGCGTATCACTCCTGGAATGCCCGCCCGGTCAAGCCGTCCCCTGACAACGTCTCCTAG